The following proteins are co-located in the Paralichthys olivaceus isolate ysfri-2021 chromosome 2, ASM2471397v2, whole genome shotgun sequence genome:
- the trib3 gene encoding tribbles homolog 3: MSMSVATAQSQMCLKRLLDEPQENFLKCKRPRLAPPPLAPGLSPCVRPRNHAPKSSQSQSPSRVGSYFLFERCEGEETYRAVHEHTQQQFTCQVRPLRGYQDQLAAYARIGHHDNICSLQDVVIGQDSVYIFLPDHHGDMHAHVRSRKRLGEEETGLLFGQMLNAVMHCHRHGVVLRDLKLRRFVFTDRFRTRLALLGLDDCVLLHGNHNNDSLTDRHGCPAYVSPELLTNGRGSYSGRAADIWSLGVSLYTMLIGRYPFQDTQPAALFTKIRRGTFSLPDWLSPRAKCLIGCMLRKTPEERLEASELLMHPWLTNPRTPHHNVHKTQHGSHTAPQNKQEDDDQVVPTWTQKH; the protein is encoded by the exons ATGAGCATGAGCGTGGCCACAGCCCAATCTCAAATGTGTCTGAAGAGGTTATTGGACGAGCCCCAGGAAAACTTTCTGAAATGTAAACGACCACGCCTGGCCCCGCCCCCTCTGGCGCCCGGTCTGTCACCCTGCGTGAGGCCCAGAAACCACGCCCCCAAGTCAAGCCAAAGCCAATCTCCCTCCAGAGTCGGCTCGTACTTCCTGTTTGAACGCTGTGAGGGGGAGGAGACTTACAGGGCCGTGCATGAGCACACGCAACAGCAGTTCACTTGCCAG GTACGTCCTCTGCGTGGCTACCAAGACCAGTTGGCTGCGTACGCTCGCATTGGTCACCACGACAACATCTGCAGCCTGCAGGACGTGGTGATTGGCCAGGACAGCGTGTACATCTTCCTCCCCGATCACCATGGCGACATGCACGCGCACGTTCGAAGCAGGAAGCGTCTGGGCGAGGAGGAGACGGGACTCCTCTTCGGCCAGATGCTGAACGCTGTGATGCACTGCCATCGCCACGGAGTCGTGCTGAGAGACCTGAAGCTGCGCAGGTTCGTCTTCACTGACAGATTCAG gaCTCGCCTCGCCTTGCTCGGCCTCGACGACTGCGTCCTCCTTCACGGTAACCATAACAACGACTCTCTGACTGACAGACACGGCTGTCCTGCTTACGTCAGCCCTGAGTTGCTGACCAACGGGCGGGGGTCTTACTCTGGCCGCGCCGCGGACATCTGGAGCCTGGGCGTGTCTCTGTACACCATGCTGATTGGACGGTACCCGTTTCAGGACACGCAGCCCGCCGCGCTGTTCACCAAGATCCGCCGCGGCACCTTCAGTCTGCCCGACTGGCTGTCGCCTCGGGCCAAGTGTCTGATCGGCTGCATGTTGAGGAAGACGCCTGAGGAGAGACTGGAGGCGTCGGAGCTGCTGATGCACCCGTGGCTGACCAATCCCCGCACGCCACATCACAACGTTCACAAGACGCAGCACGGCTCACACACAGCGCCACAGAATAAACAAGAGGACGATGACCAGGTGGTCCCAACATGGACAcaaaaacactaa